From the genome of Malus sylvestris chromosome 6, drMalSylv7.2, whole genome shotgun sequence, one region includes:
- the LOC126627047 gene encoding uncharacterized protein LOC126627047: MWVPLTDGEAPGRIWVLKENKNGEWVSADECVLYDKDGLFGLLLTVLEKHYEQKLFGFFSPAFGIRSHPSVDDYLNLWKVWESSESGLSHDQCCMFWLYVSNHWNLKMEKSLADAVVKVPVYSGSGGILLCNKEDVFVADDLQLQYLFKQFSQSIFVWYPQPSLASLPQTRLLEIYKKIGVRSISESVKKVESSLADDVELLMIPTKKLIGKTLLRLILGFLAGPPIEMEVEKRQEAVQGLVDIAVVETPEPITVSYDLPLSSGEVLNVRGTRKIRWDRENSKFFIQKMDKSGGQKSTIEFATYFAEAISECVLWECTEHIPALSELIKLEFVLEFNEEAVDFLMKSKNLQIFVEDAEFLNSAYPSI, from the coding sequence ATGTGGGTGCCACTGACAGATGGAGAGGCTCCCGGAAGGATCTGGGttctgaaagaaaataaaaatggtgagTGGGTTAGTGCAGATGAATGTGTTCTGTATGACAAGGATGGTCTATTTGGTTTGCTGCTAACTGTTTTGGAGAAACACTATGAGCAAAAGTTGTTTGGTTTCTTCTCTCCTGCTTTTGGAATAAGATCCCATCCTTCTGTTGATGATTACTTGAATCTCTGGAAAGTTTGGGAAAGTTCTGAAAGCGGATTGTCTCATGATCAATGCTGCATGTTCTGGCTTTATGTTTCAAACCACTGGAATTTGAAGATGGAGAAAAGTCTTGCTGATGCCGTGGTTAAAGTACCGGTTTATTCTGGCTCAGGTGGAATTTTGTTGTGCAACAAGGAGGATGTTTTCGTTGCGGATGACCTTCAGCTGCAGTATCTTTTCAAACAGTTTTCACAGTCAATATTTGTTTGGTACCCTCAGCCAAGCTTGGCTTCCTTGCCTCAGACTAGGCTGCTTGAAATCTACAAGAAAATTGGTGTTCGCAGTATTTCAGAATCTGTGAAGAAGGTAGAATCATCCCTCGCAGATGATGTTGAACTACTGATGATTCCAACGAAGAAATTGATCGGGAAAACGCTGCTGAGGCTGATTCTTGGGTTTCTAGCTGGTCCTCCCATTGAGATGGAAGTAGAGAAGAGGCAGGAAGCTGTCCAAGGTCTTGTAGACATTGCTGTTGTGGAGACACCTGAACCAATCACTGTGAGCTATGATCTGCCACTATCTTCTGGGGAAGTTTTGAATGTGAGAGGCACACGAAAGATACGGTGGGACAGGGAGAATTCCAAATTCTTCATCCAGAAGATGGACAAATCTGGCGGACAGAAGAGTACCATTGAGTTTGCTACCTATTTTGCTGAAGCAATATCTGAGTGTGTGCTGTGGGAGTGCACTGAACATATACCTGCACTTTCGGAACTCATCAAGTTGGAATTTGTGCTAGAATTCAATGAGGAAGCTGTTGATTTCTTGATGAAGTCGAAGAATCTGCAGATCTTTGTCGAGGATGCAGAGTTTCTGAATTCTGCCTACCCTTCTATCTAG
- the LOC126627048 gene encoding uncharacterized protein LOC126627048, producing the protein MGDQNSKLTPEAEAVPPRILSLLQRRFEEMKSRSKARKLKAASTLSKKQLLKDCAQEEVDNSLLHSPQCSPESDKITFPKIPPTLENKSKVAPISQECDKGTKQVDDEDQKKQQSKRDGTECSVEDHKEPKGVNVYIGGVFAMEDTTEGEEEDEDNEDGTQRNREFFMCPASPSFKIYCMEALEIENDSRKYDSTTDEDIKHKKSPSAASVDCSVDSLASTTDHNDGQVTKTKKKGRRRRRVRNGFGVKNLLHIKGCYYLGCSGGHDRATYLAEKSAAT; encoded by the exons ATGGGTGACCAAAATTCAAAGCTCACCCCAGAAGCCGAGGCTGTGCCTCCTAGAATCCTTTCCCTCTTGCAGAGACGCTTCGAGGAGATGAAGAGCCGGTCCAAGGCACGAAAGCTAAAAGCCGCTAGTACTCTCTCCAAGAAACAGCTACTTAAGGACTGTGCACAGGAGGAGGTTGATAACTCTCTCCTTCATTCGCCGCAGTGTTCACCAGAGTCTGACAAAATAACGTTTCCGAAGATACCACCAACTTTGGAGAACAAGTCCAAGGTTGCACCAATCTCGCAGGAGTGTGACAAGGGTACAAAACAGGTTGACGATGAGGACCAAAAGAAGCAGCAAAGTAAGAGAGATGGGACGGAGTGTAGTGTTGAAGATCATAAAGAGCCAAAGGGTGTGAATGTGTATATAGGAGGGGTTTTTGCAATGGAGGACACCACAGAGGGAGAGGAAGAGGATGAAGATAATGAAGATGGTACGCAGAGAAACAGAGAATTTTTCATGTGTCCCGCGTCACcaagttttaaaatttattgCATGGAAGCTCTGGAAATTGAAAATGATAGCA GAAAGTACGACAGCACAACGGACGAGGATATCAAGCACAAGAAATCGCCAAGTGCTGCTTCTGTAGACTGCAGTGTTGATAGCCTAGCGTCAACGACTGATCACAACGAT GGCCAGGTAACAAAgacaaagaagaaaggaaggagaaggagaagagtaCGAAATGGATTCGGAGTAAAGAATCTATTGCACATTAAAGGATGCTACTACCTAGGTTGCAGTGGTGGCCACGACAGAGCCACCTATCTGGCCGAGAAATCTGCAGCCACTTGA
- the LOC126627052 gene encoding protein NO VEIN-like has protein sequence MATPKAHMEEIRKTKFSIGREEANPLTEDLHQAVKNLSAELYVKDVHFLMELIQNAEDNEYPEGVDPSLEFVITSRDITAAGAPATLTVFNNEKGFSLKNIESICSVGRSTKKGNRKRGYIGEKGIGFKSVFLITARRYIFSNGYQIRFSEEPCVHCNDAYRFYCMRMPTPFRRLSGENFLEHG, from the exons ATGGCTACTCCGAAAGCGCACATGGAAGAGATAAGGAAGACAAAGTTCTCCATTGGAAGGGAAGAGGCCAACCCTTTGACTGAGGATCTTCACCAGGCTGTTAAGAATCTCTCTGCTGAACTCTACGTTAAGGATGTTCACTTCCTCATGGAACTCatccag AATGCAGAAGATAATGAGTACCCAGAAGGGGTTGATCCATCACTTGAGTTTGTCATAACTTCCAGGGATATAACAGCCGCGGGGGCTCCTGCTACTTTAACTGTTTTCAACAATGAGAAGGGGTTTTCACTAAAGAACATCGAGTCCATTTGCAGTGTTGGCCGTTCCACCAAGAAAGGCAACAGGAAGCGCGGCTACATTGGGGAGAAag GTATTGGGTTCAAAAGCGTGTTTCTCATTACTGCGCGACGTTACATTTTCAGTAACGGATATCAAATAAGGTTCAGTGAAGAGCCCTGTGTGCACTGCAATGATGCCTACAGATTTTATTGCATGAGAATGCCTACTCCCTTCCGGAGGCTTTCAGGGGAAAACTTTCTCGAGCATGGTTGA
- the LOC126627044 gene encoding uncharacterized protein LOC126627044 → MATPREHIEEIRKKKFSIGEEKLNPLTEDLHQAVKNLSLELYTKSVHFVMELIQNAEDNEYADGVDPSLEFVITSRDITGTGAPATLLIFNNEKGFSRKNIESICSIGRSTKKGNRKRGYIGEKGIGFKSVFLITDRPYIFSNGYQIRFSKEPCLHCNLGYIVPEWVEENPTLCDIKQIYGYGSALPTTTLILPLKPDEVHPVKQQLSRMHPEVLLFLSKIKRLSVREHNEDPRLNTVSAISISSEIDLVAQKNIDAQSYTLHLSAEENGDDDKNCIYYMWKQKFPVRQEFREERRMEVDEWVITLAFPYGERLHRGTSSPGVYAFLPTQMFTNLPFIIQADFLLQSSREGIVLDSKWNRGILSCVPVAFLKAFISLVKTIGDAPDSSLPPYFRFLPVQNTPYDELNVVRESIKALLIEEDIVPTKSHKQRFFHKPREVGRLLPAFWNILRKASDERVSLGNISSHGRYVLCDSFDKEEYDHILNFLGVEPVHDEWYAKCIQSSDIVAGVSEDVYLELLLFVSDNWRRTFHCTNIKNIPLIKYVDFDGSVAFCSLSAMRIGEKKICLSRLSCHVSWLIDWNKEFISTAKLLFMPEITQEALQSCSKKEELLKWFAEEMKVAAVSVYEYAVCLDHSLGNERKPVVAYAHFLYHSLCNKYIPAYEVDDLCSKMPLVNNYGYVNRQRRGLIVPAYESKWADLTDSNLWMEEGYVELGEDYIKPGHFAGKVTKEKRLLEFLKDHAAASDVPSISAPNACIPTVSSTLTKQNAFLLLDWIRHLKHERVHIPEKFLKSIANGYWLKVYLNGYSGAIRPPSQSFILTSSCGNILQSGSNFVDIPLVDMSYYGEKINDYKEELKAVGVMFEYAEACKFIGDRLMSLADSSTLTIDSVLSILKFIKFLRDNYFSAEEFVSSIKRGSWLKTSHGYRSPVGSVLFNQGWRIASKISDIPFIDQELYGEEILHFREELELLGVVVSFRTNYQLMIDHLKPPSCLSSLTSDAILLLLIIMQISNSSDKIVETLSRTRCLKANNVYKFPHECLLVHKEWGCLLQVFSGLPLIDHNFYGDNIFSYRNELKKIGVVVDYEEAAKVFARYFKQYASSTSITKENVASFLLCCRKLKGTPFKFPEDLKSCIREEKWLRTRRGDYRSPRECILFSPDWEYISPISRLPFIDDSENYYGKNIHEYKKELKSMGVAVEFKDGIKFVPPNVCLPQNPSSISPENALALLECMHILLEVKDYSFSDAFIKRVSQPWLKTYAGYRRPSECLLFDSKFDLFLKKTDGPFIDEEFYGSKITTYRKELSEIGVIVEVEQGCPLIASHLDFHDERSTFVRVYEYLKVFMWKPDCEADRRIWIPNRNQNGVWASPDQCVINDKDGLFGLQLTVLETYFEHNLLAFFSYAFGVKSRPSIEDYCKLWKVWESSKITLSHVHCCKFWGYITKSWNSKTEKVLTEALVKLPVNSGSDEILLLNKSDVFLADDLLLKDLFEQSSPHPLFVWYPQPSLPALPRTTLLDIYKKIGVRTISESVQKEELPLEFGIEQQRVIPRDGLIGKPLLKLILGFLADPAFNMEAERRHEAVQGLLSLTVVETTEPINVSYNLPLSTGEVLNVRASRMIRWDKEMCAFFTQKMDRSGGQKSVIEFATYFSEVISSGVLWENTDHIPALSEMIKLAFVMDFDEEAVEFYMKSKNLRIFVEDEEFLNSAF, encoded by the exons CGTTGATCCGTCACTTGAATTTGTCATAACGTCCAGGGATATAACCGGCACAGGGGCTCCTGCCACATTGCTGATTTTCAACAATGAGAAGGGATTTTCACGTAAGAACATAGAATCCATTTGCAGCATTGGACGGTCCACCAAGAAAGGCAACCGGAAGCGCGGCTACATTGGAGAGAAAG GAATTGGCTTCAAGAGTGTGTTTCTGATCACAGATCGGCCTTACATCTTTAGTAATGGCTATCAGATAAGGTTCAGTAAAGAGCCTTGTCTGCATTGCAATCTCGGGTACATTGTTCCTGAATGGGTTGAGGAAAACCCTACTCTATGTGACATAAAACAGATATATGGTTATGGTTCTGCCCTTCCAACCACAACGCTGATCTTACCTCTAAAGCCTGACGAGGTCCATCCTGTGAAGCAGCAGCTCTCAAGAATGCATCCGGAAGTTCTCTTGTTTCTTTCAAAGATTAAGCGGCTCTCGGTTAGGGAACATAATGAGGATCCAAGGCTCAACACTGTGAGCGCGATATCAATATCAAGTGAGATTGATCTTGTGGCGCAGAAGAACATTGATGCTCAGTCCTACACACTCCACCTCTCTGCAGAAGAAAATGGTGATGACGACAAAAACTGTATCTATTATATGTGGAAGCAGAAGTTTCCTGTCAGGCAAGAGTTCAGAGAGGAGAGGAGAATGGAGGTCGATGAGTGGGTGATCACGCTAGCATTTCCATATGGGGAGCGCCTTCATAGAGGAACAAGCTCACCCGGGGTCTATGCATTCCTTCCAACTCAGATGTTTACAAATTTGCCTTTCATAATTCAGGCAGATTTTCTGTTACAATCATCAAGAGAAGGTATTGTCTTGGACAGCAAGTGGAATCGAGGAATTCTTAGTTGTGTGCCTGTTGCATTCCTCAAAGCATTTATCTCGCTCGTGAAAACTATAGGAGACGCACCAGATTCTAGTTTGCCTCCTTACTTTAGGTTCTTACCTGTCCAGAACACCCCCTATGATGAATTGAATGTTGTGAGGGAGTCAATCAAAGCACTGCTTATTGAGGAAGACATTGTACCAACCAAGTCACACAAGCAGAGGTTCTTCCATAAACCTCGCGAAGTGGGTAGGTTGTTGCCTGCTTTCTGGAATATTTTGAGAAAGGCGAGCGATGAAAGGGTTAGCTTGGGGAACATCTCTTCCCATGGAAGATATGTTTTATGTGATTCATTTGACAAAGAGGAGTATGATCACATTCTGAATTTCCTTGGAGTTGAACCAGTTCACGATGAGTGGTATGCTAAATGCATTCAGAGTTCCGATATTGTTGCCGGAGTGTCTGAAGATGTCTATTTGGAGCTTCTATTGTTTGTTTCTGATAACTGGAGGCGGACATTCCACTGTACCAACATCAAGAACATTCCACTGATAAAATATGTGGATTTTGACGGGAGTGTAGCATTCTGCAGCTTAAGTGCAATGCGGATTGgtgaaaagaagatttgccTATCCCGTCTTTCTTGTCATGTCTCATGGTTGATTGATTGGAACAAGGAATTTATATCCACAGCAAAACTTCTTTTTATGCCAGAAATAACCCAGGAAGCTCTCCAGTCATGTTCTAAGAAGGAGGAGTTGCTGAAATGGTTCGCAGAAGAAATGAAGGTTGCTGCTGTAAGTGTTTACGAGTATGCAGTTTGCCTGGATCATTCTCTTGGCAATGAGCGGAAACCTGTCGTTGCATATGCCCACTTTTTGTATCATTCATTGTGCAATAAGTATATCCCTGCTTACGAAGTTGATGATTTATGTAGTAAAATGCCACTTGTGAATAACTACGGCTACGTTAATAGACAAAGGAGAGGGCTTATTGTCCCTGCCTATGAAAGCAAATGGGCTGATTTGACTGATTCAAATCTGTGGATGGAAGAAGGCTACGTCGAGTTAGGAGAAGATTACATAAAACCAGGTCACTTTGCAGGTAAAGTTACAAAAGAGAAGCGGCTCCTTGAGTTCCTCAAAGATCATGCCGCAGCTTCGGATGTCCCTTCTATTTCTGCTCCCAATGCATGTATTCCAACCGTGTCTTCAACTCTGACGAAGCAAAATGCATTCTTGCTTTTGGACTGGATTCGTCACCTGAAACACGAGAGGGTTCACATTCCAGAGAAGTTTTTGAAAAGCATAGCGAACGGTTACTGGCTGAAAGtttatttgaatggatattcGGGTGCCATTAGGCCACCTTCGCAGTCATTCATACTCACATCATCATGTGGAAACATTCTGCAGAGTGGATCTAATTTTGTTGATATCCCATTGGTTGACATGAGTTATTATGGGGAGAAAATTAATGATTACAAGGAGGAGCTAAAAGCAGTTGGAGTCATGTTTGAGTACGCAGAAGCATGCAAGTTTATTGGGGACCGTCTTATGTCTCTCGCAGATTCATCCACTTTAACTATAGACAGTGTACTTTCAATCCTGAAATTTATCAAGTTTTTGAGGGACAACTATTTTTCAGCAGAAGAATTCGTATCCAGTATTAAAAGGGGGAGTTGGCTTAAAACGTCCCATGGCTACAGGTCTCCAGTTGGATCTGTCTTGTTCAACCAAGGGTGGCGAATTGCATCCAAAATTAGTGACATTCCATTCATTGATCAGGAGCTTTACGGTGAAGAAATTCTTCATTTCAGAGAAGAACTCGAGTTGCTTGGTGTGGTTGTTTCCTTCCGCACAAATTACCAGCTCATGATCGACCACCTAAAGCCACCGTCATGCTTATCTTCTCTAACATCGGATGCTATTCTACTATTGCTGATAATTATGCAGATCTCAAATTCATCTGATAAGATTGTCGAAACATTGAGTAGAACAAGGTGCCTGAAAGCAAACAATGTTTACAAGTTTCCACATGAATGTCTCTTGGTTCATAAGGAATGGGGTTGCCTTCTTCAGGTGTTTAGTGGCCTCCCATTGATCGATCACAATTTCTATGGAGACAACATATTTTCCTACAGAAATGAGTTGAAGAAAATAGGGGTGGTTGTTGATTATGAGGAGGCTGCAAAAGTATTTGCTCGTTATTTCAAGCAGTACGCATCTTCGACTTCCATCACCAAGGAAAATGTTGCATCATTTCTGTTGTGTTGTAGAAAGCTGAAGGGAACTCCTTTTAAATTTCCTGAAGATCTGAAAAGCTGCATTCGGGAGGAAAAGTGGCTGCGCACTCGTCGGGGTGATTATAGATCTCCAAGAGAGTGCATTCTCTTTAGTCCTGATTGGGAATACATCTCTCCAATATCTCGTCTCCCTTTTATCGACGATTCTGAAAATTATTATGGCAAGAATATTCATGAATATAAGAAGGAGCTCAAGAGCATGGGGGTCGCTGTGGAATTCAAGGATGGTATCAAGTTTGTGCCTCCTAATGTTTGTCTTCCCCAGAATCCAAGCAGCATTTCCCCAGAAAATGCGCTAGCATTGCTGGAATGCATGCATATTTTGTTGGAGGTGAAAGATTACTCCTTTTCAGATGCATTTATAAAGAGAGTTTCTCAACCATGGTTGAAGACTTATGCTGGTTATAGGCGTCCGAGCGAGTGCTTGTTGTTCGACTCCAAATTTGATTTGTTTCTGAAAAAGACTGACGGGCCTTTCATTGACGAAGAATTTTATGGTTCTAAAATTACAACTTACAGAAAAGAGCTCTCTGAAATAGGGGTGATCGTTGAAGTGGAACAAGGATGTCCATTGATTGCCAGCCACCTTGATTTTCATGATGAACGTTCTACTTTCGTTCGAGTATATGAGTACTTGAAGGTGTTTATGTGGAAGCCGGATTGCGAGGCTGACAGAAGGATCTGGATTCCGAATAGAAATCAGAATGGAGTGTGGGCTAGTCCTGATCAATGCGTAATCAATGACAAAGACGGGCTATTTGGTTTGCAGCTGACTGTCCTGGAGACCTACTTTGAGCATAACCTGCTAGCGTTCTTTTCGTATGCTTTTGGGGTAAAATCTCGTCCTTCTATTGAGGACTACTGCAAGCTCTGGAAGGTTTGGGAAAGCTCCAAAATAACATTGTCGCATGTGCACTGTTGCAAGTTCTGGGGTTATATTACAAAGAGCTGGAATTCGAAAACAGAGAAAGTTCTTACTGAGGCCTTGGTGAAACTGCCTGTTAATTCCGGCTCAGATGAAATCTTGTTGCTAAACAAGTCGGATGTGTTTCTTGCTGATGACTTGCTACTGAAGGATCTTTTTGAGCAGTCTTCTCCTCATCCCTTATTTGTTTGGTACCCTCAGCCAAGCTTGCCTGCATTGCCTCGGACTACATTGCTTGATATTTACAAGAAAATTGGTGTTCGTACTATTTCCGAATCTGTACAGAAGGAAGAACTGCCCCTAGAATTTGGCATTGAGCAACAACGGGTAATTCCAAGGGATGGTTTGATTGGGAAACCGCTGTTGAAGCTCATTCTCGGTTTTCTAGCTGATCCCGCCTTCAACATGGAAGCAGAAAGGAGGCATGAAGCTGTGCAAGGCCTTCTCAGTCTTACTGTTGTGGAGACAACCGAACCAATCAATGTAAGCTATAACTTACCATTGTCTACCGGAGAGGTTTTGAACGTAAGGGCAAGCCGAATGATACGGTGGGACAAAGAAATGTGTGCATTTTTCACACAGAAAATGGACAGGTCTGGAGGGCAGAAAAGTGTCATTGAGTTTGCCACATATTTCTCCGAAGTAATATCTTCTGGTGTCCTGTGGGAGAACACTGATCATATACCTGCACTTTCAGAGATGATCAAGTTGGCATTCGTGATGGATTTCGATGAGGAAGCAGTTGAGTTCTATATGAAGTCCAAGAATTTGCGAATCTTCGTCGAGGATGAGGAGTTTCTAAACTCTGCCTTCTGA